In Thermodesulfobacteriota bacterium, the genomic window TTATAGGCATAGATTAAAGATTCGCACACCCCGATCATGGTTCCGGCTACTACAATCTGATTGCACATTTTGGTATGCTGTCCGGAGCCGGGACCGCCCTGATAAACGATTTTTTTACCCAGCAACTCCAACAAAGGCATTACCGAATCGACTATTTCCTTATCCCCGCCTATCATGATGGAAAGACTGGCATTACGCGCCCCTACATCTCCCCCGGAAACGGGAGCATCGATGAAGCTAGCGCCCTTTTGTCTTGCGGCGTAATACAACTCTATCGCCAGTGACGGTTTTGTAGTGGTCATGTCGATGAACACCTTCGAATCGTTCATGCCGCTTAGAAGTCCATTATCCCCGAGATAAACCTCTCTTACATCAGACGGAAATCCCACAATGGTAAAGATGATATCGGCTCCGTTGGCTACATCTCTCGGAGAACCGGCCCAAGCTGCTCCGGCATCTAAAAGCCTTTCTGCTTTGTCTTTTGTACGGTTGTACACAACGGTCTGATACCCATGGGTTATCAGGTGTTGACACATTGAAGCACCCATTACC contains:
- a CDS encoding NAD(P)-dependent oxidoreductase, with amino-acid sequence MKSINPSQTRIGWVGTGVMGASMCQHLITHGYQTVVYNRTKDKAERLLDAGAAWAGSPRDVANGADIIFTIVGFPSDVREVYLGDNGLLSGMNDSKVFIDMTTTKPSLAIELYYAARQKGASFIDAPVSGGDVGARNASLSIMIGGDKEIVDSVMPLLELLGKKIVYQGGPGSGQHTKMCNQIVVAGTMIGVCESLIYAYKAGLDVETMLSSVTEGAASSWLLSNLAPRILRRDFEPGFFVEHFIKDMEIALEEASRMNLSLPGLALVNQLYVAAKAQGYGRLGTQALMLALESISNMERDNDNKPR